A genomic segment from Pseudoduganella chitinolytica encodes:
- the hemB gene encoding porphobilinogen synthase — translation MHSPHFSAQFPAMRMRRMRRDPFSRALMRENVVTAADLIYPVFILEGSNQREPVLSMPGVERVSVDLLLKVAEECVSLGIPVLALFPVIDASLKTPDGIEAINPEGLVPRAVRELKQRFPELGILTDVALDPYTSHGQDGLIDDNGYVINDITTDMLVRQALAQADAGVDVVAPSDMMDGRIGAIRQALEGKDHIHTRIMAYSAKYASAFYGPFRDAVGSAKNLGKGDKNQYQMDPANSDEALREVAGDLQEGADMVMVKPGMPYLDILRRVKDEFKVPTFAYQVSGEYAMIKAAAQNGWLDHDKVMMEAMLAFKRAGADGVLTYFALDIARKLKGL, via the coding sequence ATGCACAGCCCTCACTTTTCCGCCCAGTTCCCCGCCATGCGCATGCGCCGCATGCGCCGCGACCCGTTCTCGCGCGCCCTGATGCGCGAGAATGTCGTCACCGCCGCCGACCTGATTTATCCGGTCTTCATCCTGGAAGGCAGCAACCAGCGCGAACCCGTGCTGTCGATGCCGGGCGTGGAACGGGTGTCGGTGGACCTGCTGCTGAAGGTGGCCGAGGAATGCGTGAGCCTGGGCATCCCCGTGCTGGCGCTGTTCCCCGTCATCGACGCGTCGCTGAAGACGCCCGACGGCATCGAGGCGATCAATCCGGAGGGCCTGGTGCCGCGCGCCGTGCGCGAGCTGAAGCAGCGCTTCCCCGAGCTGGGCATCCTGACCGACGTCGCGCTGGACCCGTACACGAGCCACGGCCAGGACGGCCTGATCGACGACAACGGCTACGTCATCAACGACATCACGACGGACATGCTGGTGCGCCAGGCCCTGGCACAGGCCGACGCCGGCGTGGACGTCGTCGCGCCATCGGACATGATGGACGGGCGCATCGGCGCGATCCGCCAGGCGCTGGAAGGCAAGGACCACATCCACACGCGCATCATGGCTTACTCGGCCAAGTACGCGTCGGCCTTCTACGGCCCGTTCCGCGACGCCGTCGGTTCGGCGAAGAACCTGGGCAAGGGCGACAAGAACCAGTACCAGATGGACCCGGCCAACAGCGACGAAGCGCTGCGCGAAGTGGCGGGCGACCTGCAGGAAGGCGCCGACATGGTGATGGTCAAGCCGGGCATGCCGTATCTCGACATCCTGCGCCGTGTAAAGGACGAATTCAAGGTGCCCACCTTCGCCTACCAGGTCAGCGGCGAGTACGCGATGATCAAGGCGGCCGCGCAGAACGGCTGGCTCGATCACGACAAGGTCATGATGGAAGCGATGCTGGCCTTCAAGCGCGCCGGCGCCGATGGCGTGCTGACGTACTTTGCGCTGGATATCGCGCGCAAGCTGAAGGGCCTCTGA
- the yihA gene encoding ribosome biogenesis GTP-binding protein YihA/YsxC — protein MSKLWQARFFTTVNHLRDLPRTTVPEIAFAGRSNAGKSTAINILCNQKGLAFASKTPGRTQHINFFSIGGAHVAMHRKDETNLAEIRCLLADLPGYGYAEVSGDAKLHWQRLLGDYVQRREQLAALVLIMDARRPFTDLDIQMLEWFAPTGKPIHCILTKVDKLNRNESVNVLRQAQAKLDSYVDEDGEGFPFTVQLFSALKRVGIEEATAKIEELLGLNVDVAALEPQQDDASDADDEQ, from the coding sequence ATGTCCAAGCTCTGGCAAGCCCGCTTCTTTACGACCGTCAATCACCTGCGCGACCTGCCTCGCACGACGGTGCCCGAAATCGCCTTCGCAGGGCGCTCGAATGCGGGAAAATCCACTGCAATCAATATCTTGTGCAACCAGAAGGGATTGGCGTTCGCATCCAAGACCCCGGGCCGCACGCAGCACATCAACTTTTTCTCCATCGGCGGCGCCCACGTGGCAATGCACCGGAAGGATGAGACGAACTTAGCCGAAATCCGTTGCCTCCTGGCCGATTTGCCTGGGTACGGCTACGCCGAAGTATCCGGGGACGCCAAGTTGCATTGGCAGCGCCTGTTGGGCGATTATGTACAGCGGCGCGAACAGCTCGCGGCACTCGTCCTGATCATGGACGCGCGCCGCCCGTTTACCGACCTCGATATCCAGATGCTGGAGTGGTTTGCCCCCACCGGCAAGCCGATCCACTGCATCCTGACGAAGGTGGACAAGCTCAATCGCAACGAATCCGTCAACGTGCTGCGCCAGGCGCAGGCCAAGCTCGATTCGTATGTCGACGAGGACGGCGAAGGCTTCCCGTTCACCGTGCAGCTGTTCTCGGCGCTGAAACGCGTTGGCATCGAGGAAGCGACGGCGAAGATCGAGGAGCTGCTTGGCCTGAACGTGGACGTGGCCGCCCTGGAACCGCAACAGGATGACGCCAGCGACGCCGACGACGAACAATAA
- a CDS encoding c-type cytochrome — translation MNRAFTPVVHSLVTALMIFSGAASAADAAQPAAAKVDPAKGSSLYADGDAARGLPACVSCHGAAGNSTMAANPKLAGQPEGYLYKQLVDFTTPNRQNPVMTMYAKMLTDAEKKNIAAYLSTQGQKPGAAKNKDTVEWGKKIYRGGIAEKNVPACASCHGPAGAGNPARYPRIGGQHQDYTIAQLEGFKAAGRKNSAEMTTIAERMSSAEMKAVADYVAGLK, via the coding sequence ATGAATCGTGCGTTTACACCGGTGGTACATTCCCTCGTCACAGCGTTGATGATCTTTTCAGGCGCGGCCAGTGCTGCCGACGCGGCCCAACCGGCAGCAGCCAAGGTCGATCCGGCCAAGGGCTCTTCCCTGTATGCCGATGGCGACGCCGCGCGCGGCCTGCCGGCCTGCGTGTCCTGCCACGGCGCCGCGGGTAATTCGACGATGGCCGCCAATCCCAAGCTGGCCGGCCAGCCGGAGGGGTACCTGTACAAGCAGCTGGTCGACTTCACGACGCCGAACCGCCAGAACCCTGTCATGACGATGTACGCCAAGATGCTGACGGACGCGGAGAAGAAGAACATCGCCGCCTACCTGTCCACGCAAGGCCAGAAGCCAGGCGCCGCGAAGAACAAGGACACGGTCGAATGGGGCAAGAAGATCTACCGCGGCGGCATCGCCGAGAAGAACGTGCCGGCCTGCGCCAGCTGCCACGGTCCGGCCGGCGCCGGCAACCCGGCCCGCTATCCGCGCATCGGCGGCCAGCACCAGGACTACACGATCGCCCAGCTGGAAGGCTTCAAGGCCGCCGGCCGCAAGAACAGCGCCGAGATGACGACCATCGCCGAGCGCATGTCCAGCGCCGAGATGAAGGCGGTGGCCGACTACGTGGCAGGCCTGAAGTAA
- the ccsB gene encoding c-type cytochrome biogenesis protein CcsB — protein sequence MDITQNQPYTAAPGYFRRLTIVDWLFAAALLGGALFALNRYGAYMDVYEKVILVLSAPTFAALGWHWKPVRWLMPLVALLALGAIALYDGNLEAANQRFWLRYMLSSQSAILWMSVCFFLATLFYLIGLASRSGAGASIGSRLCWAAVVLGWTGMMVRWYESYLIGPDVGHIPISNLYEVFILFALITAMFYLYYEQRYGTRQMGPFVMLVISAAVGFLLWYTVSRDAAEIQPLVPALQSWWMKIHVPANFIGYGTFALAAMVATAYLLKSNGYLVDRLPSLELLDDVMYKAISAGFAFFTIATILGALWAAEAWGGYWSWDPKETWALIVWLNYAAWLHMRLMSGLRGRVAAWWAVVGLLVTTFAFLGVNMFLSGLHSYGAL from the coding sequence ATGGACATCACACAAAACCAACCCTACACAGCGGCGCCGGGCTATTTCCGCCGCCTGACGATCGTCGACTGGCTGTTTGCCGCCGCGCTGCTGGGCGGCGCCCTGTTCGCGCTGAACCGCTACGGCGCCTACATGGACGTGTACGAGAAAGTCATCCTCGTGCTGTCCGCGCCTACGTTCGCGGCGCTGGGGTGGCACTGGAAACCCGTGCGCTGGCTGATGCCGCTCGTCGCGCTGCTGGCGCTGGGCGCCATCGCGCTGTACGACGGCAACCTGGAGGCGGCCAACCAGCGCTTCTGGCTGCGCTACATGCTGTCGAGCCAGTCGGCCATCCTGTGGATGAGCGTGTGCTTCTTCCTGGCCACGCTGTTCTACCTGATCGGGCTGGCCTCGCGCTCGGGGGCCGGCGCGTCGATCGGTTCGCGCCTGTGCTGGGCCGCCGTGGTGCTGGGCTGGACGGGCATGATGGTGCGCTGGTACGAGTCCTACCTGATCGGGCCGGACGTGGGCCATATTCCCATCTCGAACCTGTACGAAGTGTTCATCCTGTTCGCGCTGATCACGGCGATGTTCTACCTGTACTACGAACAGCGCTACGGCACGCGCCAGATGGGCCCCTTTGTCATGCTGGTGATCTCGGCGGCGGTGGGCTTCCTGCTGTGGTACACGGTCTCGCGCGACGCGGCCGAGATCCAGCCGCTGGTGCCGGCACTGCAGAGCTGGTGGATGAAGATCCACGTGCCCGCCAACTTCATCGGCTACGGCACGTTCGCGCTGGCCGCGATGGTGGCCACGGCCTACCTGCTGAAATCGAACGGTTACCTGGTCGACCGGCTGCCCTCGCTGGAGCTGCTGGACGACGTCATGTACAAGGCGATCTCCGCCGGCTTCGCGTTCTTCACGATCGCCACCATTCTGGGCGCGCTGTGGGCCGCCGAGGCCTGGGGCGGCTACTGGTCGTGGGACCCGAAGGAGACCTGGGCGCTGATTGTCTGGCTGAACTACGCGGCGTGGTTGCACATGCGGCTGATGTCGGGCCTGCGCGGTCGCGTGGCGGCATGGTGGGCGGTGGTCGGGCTGCTAGTGACGACGTTTGCGTTCCTGGGCGTGAACATGTTCCTGTCCGGCCTGCACTCCTACGGGGCGCTGTAG
- the msrP gene encoding protein-methionine-sulfoxide reductase catalytic subunit MsrP, with product MLIKRSPNGIDLPFPSEITPRAVFENRRAFIRQMAAGSIAGGALLEMLSREAFAQGVNPKLAAKRNPALSAQDKPTAYHDATHYNNFYEFGTDKSDPAENAGTLRPRPWTVSIEGEVRKPLTLDLDALLKLAPLEERVYRLRCVEGWSMVIPWVGYSLSELIKRVEPTGSAKYVEFISLADRKQMPGVASRVLDWPYTEGLRLDEANHPLTLLTLGMYGETLPNQNGAPVRVVVPWKYGFKSAKSIVKIRFVRDMPRTSWNRSAPSEYGFYSNVNPAVDHPRWSQASERRIGEDSFLSRKRKTLMFNGYDVASLYTGMDLKKHF from the coding sequence ATGTTGATCAAGCGTTCCCCCAACGGCATCGACCTGCCGTTCCCGTCGGAGATCACCCCGCGCGCCGTGTTCGAAAACCGGCGCGCGTTCATCCGGCAGATGGCGGCCGGCTCGATCGCCGGCGGCGCGCTGCTGGAGATGCTGTCGCGCGAGGCGTTCGCGCAGGGCGTCAATCCGAAGCTGGCAGCGAAACGCAACCCGGCCTTGTCCGCGCAGGACAAGCCGACGGCGTACCACGACGCCACCCATTACAACAACTTCTACGAATTCGGCACCGACAAGAGCGATCCGGCGGAAAACGCCGGCACGCTGCGCCCGCGCCCCTGGACGGTGTCGATCGAGGGCGAGGTCAGGAAGCCCCTGACGCTGGACCTCGACGCGCTGCTGAAGCTGGCGCCGCTGGAAGAGCGCGTCTACCGCCTGCGCTGCGTGGAAGGCTGGTCGATGGTGATTCCGTGGGTGGGCTATTCGCTGTCTGAACTGATCAAGCGAGTGGAGCCGACCGGCAGTGCGAAGTACGTCGAATTCATCTCGCTGGCGGACCGCAAGCAGATGCCCGGTGTCGCCAGCCGCGTGCTGGACTGGCCATACACGGAAGGATTGCGGCTGGACGAGGCCAACCATCCACTGACCCTGCTGACGCTGGGGATGTACGGCGAGACGCTGCCGAACCAGAACGGCGCACCCGTGCGCGTCGTGGTCCCGTGGAAGTACGGCTTCAAGTCGGCCAAGTCGATCGTCAAGATCCGCTTCGTGCGCGACATGCCGCGCACGTCCTGGAACCGCTCGGCGCCCTCCGAGTACGGCTTTTATTCGAACGTGAATCCCGCTGTGGACCATCCGCGCTGGTCGCAGGCGTCGGAACGGCGCATCGGCGAGGACTCGTTCCTGTCGCGCAAGCGCAAGACGCTGATGTTCAACGGCTATGACGTGGCGTCGCTGTACACCGGCATGGACCTGAAGAAGCACTTCTGA
- a CDS encoding sulfite oxidase heme-binding subunit YedZ, whose translation MTPTPKQLAAIKVAVFVLALVPLARLVWLTLAGALVEPLQFITRSTGDWTLYFLCIALAVTPLRRLAKWNWLLKLRRMVGLFAFFYALLHFLTFLWFDHFFDVAGMLKDVAKRPFILVGFIAFVLLIPLAVTSTNAMVRRLGGKRWQWLHRLVYVVAPLGVLHFWWMKAAKHDLAQPMLFVAIVALLLGIRVWWARKKQTPARAGVVQQ comes from the coding sequence ATGACGCCCACGCCGAAACAGCTGGCGGCCATCAAGGTCGCCGTCTTCGTGCTGGCGCTGGTGCCGCTGGCACGCCTGGTCTGGCTGACCCTGGCGGGCGCGCTGGTGGAACCGCTGCAGTTCATCACGCGCTCGACGGGCGACTGGACGTTGTACTTCCTCTGCATCGCGCTGGCGGTGACGCCGCTGCGGCGCCTGGCCAAGTGGAACTGGCTGCTGAAGCTGCGCCGGATGGTGGGCCTGTTCGCGTTTTTCTACGCGCTGCTGCACTTCCTGACGTTCCTGTGGTTCGACCACTTCTTCGACGTGGCCGGGATGCTGAAGGACGTGGCGAAGCGGCCGTTCATCCTGGTCGGCTTCATTGCCTTCGTGCTGTTGATACCGCTGGCGGTGACGAGCACCAACGCGATGGTGCGCCGGCTGGGCGGCAAGCGCTGGCAGTGGCTGCACCGGCTGGTGTACGTCGTCGCACCGCTGGGCGTGCTGCACTTCTGGTGGATGAAGGCCGCCAAGCACGACCTGGCGCAGCCGATGCTGTTCGTGGCCATCGTGGCGCTGCTGCTGGGGATACGGGTGTGGTGGGCCCGCAAAAAGCAAACGCCGGCAAGGGCCGGCGTCGTGCAGCAATAA
- the lysA gene encoding diaminopimelate decarboxylase, with protein sequence MSHFDYQNGVLHAEGVALPAIAEQFGTPTYVYSKAQLLENFDAYANACAGRDALVCYAMKANSNLAVLNLLTQRGAGFDIVSGGELLRVIAAGGDPKKVIFSGVGKSVDEMRLALQHDILCFNVESIPELHRLNDVAGALGKKARVSLRVNPNVDPKTHPYIATGLKASKFGVAFSDALDTYRMAAQLPHLDVSGIDCHIGSQLLDDAPLLEALDRLIELIDALAAEGIYLHHVDVGGGLGIDYGVAGEEAPAPAGDYVTRVFRRVDAWRAERHDGKGIKVIFEPGRSIVGNTGVLLTKVEFIKHGEEKNFCIVDAAMNDMARPALYEAWMAMQPVKQNGASGAVFDVVGPICESGDWLARDRALPVESGDLLVMKTAGAYGMAMASNYNTRGRAAEVIVDGDRVHLVRRRETPAELFALESVIE encoded by the coding sequence ATGTCCCATTTCGACTACCAGAACGGCGTGCTGCACGCCGAGGGTGTAGCCCTGCCCGCCATCGCCGAACAGTTCGGCACGCCCACCTACGTCTATTCGAAGGCCCAGCTGCTGGAGAACTTCGACGCCTACGCCAACGCCTGCGCCGGCCGCGACGCGCTGGTCTGCTACGCGATGAAGGCCAACTCCAACCTGGCCGTACTGAACCTGCTGACCCAACGGGGCGCCGGCTTCGATATCGTGTCGGGCGGCGAACTGCTGCGCGTGATCGCCGCCGGTGGCGATCCGAAGAAGGTGATCTTCTCCGGCGTCGGCAAGAGCGTGGACGAAATGCGCCTGGCGCTGCAGCACGACATCCTGTGCTTCAACGTGGAGTCGATTCCCGAACTGCACCGCCTGAACGACGTGGCCGGCGCGCTGGGCAAGAAGGCGCGCGTGTCGCTGCGCGTGAACCCGAACGTGGACCCGAAGACCCACCCCTACATCGCCACGGGCCTGAAGGCCAGCAAGTTCGGCGTCGCCTTCAGCGATGCGCTGGACACCTATCGCATGGCCGCGCAGCTGCCGCACCTGGACGTGTCGGGCATCGACTGCCATATCGGCTCGCAGCTGCTGGACGATGCGCCGCTGCTGGAAGCGCTGGACCGGCTGATCGAACTGATCGACGCGCTGGCGGCGGAAGGCATCTACCTGCACCACGTGGACGTGGGCGGCGGCCTGGGCATCGACTACGGCGTGGCCGGCGAAGAGGCGCCAGCCCCGGCCGGCGACTACGTGACGCGCGTGTTCCGCCGCGTCGACGCCTGGCGCGCCGAGCGCCATGACGGCAAGGGCATCAAGGTGATCTTCGAGCCCGGCCGGTCGATCGTCGGCAACACCGGCGTGCTGCTGACGAAAGTGGAATTCATCAAGCACGGCGAGGAAAAGAACTTCTGCATCGTCGACGCGGCCATGAACGACATGGCGCGCCCCGCCCTGTATGAGGCGTGGATGGCCATGCAGCCCGTGAAGCAAAACGGCGCAAGCGGTGCCGTGTTCGACGTCGTCGGCCCCATCTGCGAGTCGGGCGACTGGCTGGCACGCGACCGCGCCCTGCCGGTGGAAAGCGGCGACCTGCTCGTCATGAAGACGGCCGGTGCGTACGGCATGGCGATGGCCTCGAACTACAACACGCGCGGCCGTGCGGCCGAAGTCATCGTCGACGGCGACCGGGTGCACCTGGTGCGCCGGCGCGAGACGCCGGCGGAGCTGTTCGCGCTGGAATCCGTGATCGAGTAA
- the lptM gene encoding LPS translocon maturation chaperone LptM has product MRSSSVRRSSAFSMADRVLSARSKNSDSVMLHSKGSVHTEILIVKFTLALPVVAAALLAACGQTGPLYMPKPPNKPATAAELGKPGVAPPSAPVPSTPPASQQ; this is encoded by the coding sequence ATGCGGTCCTCGTCGGTCAGGCGGTCCAGCGCGTTTTCGATGGCGGACAGGGTGCTGTCGGCCAGGTCCAAAAATTCCGATTCGGTCATGCTACACTCCAAGGGTTCTGTACATACCGAGATTCTAATCGTGAAGTTCACTTTAGCGTTGCCCGTCGTTGCCGCGGCCCTGCTCGCGGCCTGCGGCCAGACCGGCCCATTGTATATGCCGAAGCCGCCGAACAAGCCCGCCACGGCTGCCGAGCTGGGCAAACCCGGCGTCGCACCGCCTTCCGCTCCCGTTCCCTCGACGCCTCCCGCTTCCCAACAGTAA
- the cyaY gene encoding iron donor protein CyaY — MTESEFLDLADSTLSAIENALDRLTDEDRIDVECSRSGNVLEIEFLHNGSKVIVNSQAAMQELWVAARSGGFHYRHVDGKWVDTRDGTELFDALSQIATEQSGGSPVLVSPTP; from the coding sequence ATGACCGAATCGGAATTTTTGGACCTGGCCGACAGCACCCTGTCCGCCATCGAAAACGCGCTGGACCGCCTGACCGACGAGGACCGCATCGACGTCGAATGCAGCCGCAGCGGCAATGTGCTGGAGATCGAGTTCCTGCACAACGGCTCGAAGGTCATCGTCAACAGCCAGGCCGCGATGCAGGAACTGTGGGTGGCGGCGCGCTCCGGCGGCTTCCACTACCGCCACGTGGACGGCAAGTGGGTCGATACCCGCGACGGCACCGAGCTGTTCGACGCGCTGTCCCAGATCGCCACCGAGCAGTCCGGCGGCTCGCCGGTGCTGGTCAGCCCAACGCCTTGA
- a CDS encoding IS3 family transposase produces MKYACIEEQREHFPVRSLCRVLGVKCGSYYAFRRRRGTVMPSQEDLALREQIRSLHDSHRHALGAVKTWRVLNAKGVNCSKHQVARLRKLESIEAKRKAKFRVMHAHQHTEPPAPDLLKRCFTVKAPNKVWVSDITTIHTREGWLHLAIVLDLFARRIVGWAMNQCQDASLPIGALRMAYAQRQPGPGLVCHPDQGSVYGSKPYRRVLDERGLKASMSRRGNCHDNAVAESWFSTLKNELTRHEIYPTRAEAIAAISDYIELYYNARRPHQTLKYLSPVEVEKEFLILN; encoded by the coding sequence TTGAAGTACGCCTGTATTGAAGAGCAGCGCGAGCACTTTCCTGTGCGTTCGCTTTGTCGTGTGCTAGGGGTTAAGTGCGGCAGCTACTATGCTTTCCGTCGACGTCGCGGCACCGTCATGCCCAGCCAGGAAGACCTGGCATTGCGGGAACAGATCCGGAGCCTGCATGACTCGCATCGTCATGCTCTCGGGGCTGTCAAGACGTGGCGCGTGCTGAACGCCAAAGGCGTCAATTGCAGCAAGCATCAGGTGGCTCGACTGCGTAAGCTTGAATCGATCGAGGCCAAACGCAAGGCCAAATTTCGCGTCATGCACGCCCATCAACACACGGAACCGCCAGCACCTGATTTGCTCAAGCGATGCTTTACCGTGAAGGCACCGAACAAGGTCTGGGTCAGCGACATCACGACCATCCATACCCGTGAAGGCTGGCTGCACTTGGCCATCGTTCTCGATCTGTTTGCACGTCGGATCGTTGGATGGGCCATGAACCAGTGCCAGGATGCCTCGCTGCCAATCGGCGCATTACGGATGGCTTACGCCCAGCGTCAGCCAGGGCCAGGCCTCGTCTGCCATCCAGATCAGGGTTCGGTATACGGCTCCAAACCCTATCGGCGAGTGCTTGACGAGCGTGGCCTCAAGGCCAGCATGAGCCGCCGGGGTAACTGTCATGACAATGCCGTAGCAGAGAGCTGGTTTTCCACGCTCAAGAACGAGCTGACACGCCATGAGATCTATCCAACAAGGGCTGAGGCAATCGCCGCGATATCGGACTACATCGAGCTGTACTACAATGCACGGCGACCTCACCAAACGCTGAAATATCTCAGCCCCGTTGAGGTCGAAAAAGAGTTCTTAATTCTTAATTGA
- a CDS encoding transposase, whose translation MTTKPEKTPVKDADAQPKHRSVYTKESKLAAVARLKSGGQTAEALAIELGIRRNQLYKWAKAIEQNGPEASFGSRGRKPASEQSELVLVKRELSRLKEDFEILKKLQASFTRLKR comes from the coding sequence ATGACTACGAAACCAGAAAAAACCCCTGTGAAGGATGCTGACGCCCAGCCGAAGCATCGTTCTGTCTACACTAAAGAGTCCAAACTTGCTGCGGTGGCGCGCCTGAAGAGCGGCGGCCAGACTGCGGAAGCGCTCGCTATCGAACTTGGCATACGTCGCAATCAGCTCTACAAATGGGCTAAGGCGATCGAGCAAAATGGACCAGAAGCGAGTTTCGGCAGCCGGGGGCGCAAGCCTGCCAGCGAGCAAAGCGAGCTCGTACTGGTTAAGCGCGAACTCAGTAGACTGAAGGAGGATTTTGAAATCCTAAAAAAGTTGCAGGCGTCCTTCACGCGGCTAAAGCGTTGA